CTTTTCCGTCGCTCTCTCAGTCGTCCGCTTCGCCCATCGCCCTCGCCGGCATCCGCTCCTCGAGGTACTCCGCCATGATGCGATACGCGCGAATCTTCTGGTCGATGTCCGAGGAGCCGTGGCCCTCCTCGCCCAGTTCCTCGTACCGGAAGTCTTCGGGGGACTCCCAGCCTCGCTCTTCGAGGGCGTCGCGGAAGATGCGGGCCTGGCTCACCGGACAGCGCGGGTCGTTGACGCCGTGGACCATCAGGATGGGCGCGGTCATCTCCTCGACGTGGGTGATGGGCGAGCGCTCGCGGTAGAACGCCGCGTTCTCCTCGGGGTCGCCCAGTTGCTGTTCGAGCGTCGTCTTGAAGTGGGGCATCGACTCCTCGTACAGCGCCTGGAGGTCGGTGATGCCGACCCAGGCGACGCCCGTCGTCCACGTCTCGGGGTGCATCGTTAACTGACAGTACGCCGAGTAGCCGCCGTAGGAGCCGCCGTAGACGGCGATGCGGTCGTCGTCGACGTACTCCTGCTGGCGGAGCCACGCCGCCCCCTCGCGGATGTCGACCTGCTCCATCCCGCCCCAGTCGCCGTGGACGGCGTTCTTGAACTCGCGGCCGCGGCCGATGGAGCCGCGGTAGTTCGGCTGGAAGACGGTGTAGCCCCGCGAGACGAGGAACTGCGCGTAGGCGGTGAACTGCCGGAGCGACGCGGCGTGCGGTCCGCCGTGGACCATCACGATGGCGGGCACGTCCGTCGCGTCCTCGGGGACGGCGGGGCCGTCGCGGGCATCGTAGTGGAGCGCGCCGATCTCCAGACCGTCCTCGGAATCGTAGGTGACGTACTCGCAGTCGGCGAACGCGTCGGGGTCGATGTCGCCGTACTCCGCGTCGACGAGCGTCTCGTAGCTGTCGTCGGCGAGGTCGTAGCGAAGCAGTTCGGTACGCGTGTCCGGCGTCGTCTGACTCAGGAGGACCGTCCCGTCGCCGACGAGCGACTCCTCGCCGGGGAACGAGGCGACGCCCAGCGGCGCGTCGAGTTCTCTGGCCTCGCCGTCCTCGTAGACCACGGGCACGACGGCGGCCTCGCGGTGACGGATTGCGAGGAAGTCGCCAGCGGTGTCCTCGGCGAGCGAGGCGACCGGTTGCTCCTCGTACTCGCTCGCGAACCACTCGACGCTGTCCGTGTCGAGGTCGTAGACGCCGCTCCGACCGAGGTCCGGCGAGTTGTCGAAGACGAGCAGCGAGCTCTCGTCGCACCAGTCGACGGGGACCGCCTCCGCGCCGTCCTCGCCGACGTGGAGGTTCCGGGCGTTCGACCCGTCGGCGTCCGCGAGATAGACGTCCCGGTTGTCCAGGTCGTCGGACTCGTTGGTCGCGTAGGCGATGCGCGACCCGTCGGGCGAGAGTTCGACCGTGAACACCGGGCGGTCGTAGTCGGTGAGGCGCTCGTCGGTCCCCGACTCGCGGTCGTAGCGGTGGACGTTCATCTGTCCCTCGGCGGTCGAGGTGTAGAACAGCCAGCGACCGTCGTCGCTCACGTCCATGAAGTGGCTCTGTCCGTCGTTCGTCACGACGGCCTCGTTCTCTCGCGAGTCGAGGTCGAACCGGTGGACGTCGTTCTGCTCGTCGCCGTCGTCGTCCACGTGGAAGAGGACGCCATCGCCGTCGGCGTCCCACGCGATACCGTGGCGTGCCTGCCGGGGGACTTCGCCCGAGGACACCTGCTCGCGCTCGCCCGTCGCGAGGTCCTGCACGTACAGTTCGTTCCGACCGCTCTCGTCGTAGTAGAACGCGATACGCGACCCGTCCGGAGAGACGGTCGGGTGGTAGAACGTCGGGAGGCTGGCCAGCTCTTCGAGCGGGTACTCCGCTGACATGACAGACGGTCTGGCCAGTGGCCTCTTAGTGATTTCCCGACTGGCGGTTCTGTAGCACGTACGACACGGCTGCTCGCAGAGGGTGCCCACCCAGGCCGACTCGGCGACTACTCAGCAGCGCTCGTCGCAGATGCGGTCGATGATGTCGCCGGTCGAGTAGAGCGCCTCGTTGCCCTCCAGCGCCGACGCTCGCATGACCTCGCAGTCGATGCCACGCTCGGCGAGCGCATCCGCGATGGCGTCCTCGTCGTGGTCCTGGTCGTGACCGAGGACGATGACGTTCGGCTGGATGCGCTCGATGGGGACGAAGATGTCCTCGCGGTCACCGAGGTGAGCCTCGTCGACCGGGTCGAGCGACGCCACCAGCCGTCGGCGCTGCTCGTCGGGGACGATGGGTTTGGGCTTGTGCGTGACGTTCTCTCGCCGAGCGACGATGACGTGGAGTTCGCCCAGTTCGGCGGCCTCTTGGAGGTAGTGGACGTGGCCGGGGTGGAGGATGTCGAAGGTGCCCTGCGCGACGACCCGCTGGGTGTCGTCCCCGTCTGTGCTCGTCATCGCTCCCCTCCGCGGTCGGCGCGTTCGTCGCCCTCGGCGTCGTCGTAGAGGTCGTAGTCGAGTTCGGCGTCGATGTCGTCCTGTGTGAAGTCGAAGAAGCGGTCCTCGGCGTCGGGGATGTCGATGTCCAGCACGCGCAGGTCGCGGACCTCGCCCTCCTGGTCGAACGCCTCCCAGTCGTCGGGGCCGTACGGCGCGCCGATGATGATGTGGACGGTCCCCTTCCCGAACGTCGCCAGGTCGGCGTCGCTTGGGCGGAGGACGCCGTTCGGGTGGGAGTGGATGGAGCCCTGCGCCCGCATGTCGTTGGGAATCATGTTCGTCTTGACGGTCGCGCTGACCGGGTTGGACGTCGTCCCGGGGATGACCAGGACGTCGGTGATGACCGTCCCGTCCTCGTCGAGACCGAGCGAGCGGGCGTCCTCCCCGCGCAACAGCCCCATGTACTCGTTGGGGTGGGTCTGCGCGGACGCCTCCAGCGCGAAGTCCAGCGTCGACTCCGCGATTCCGATGACGCCGCTCGACCGGAACAGCCGCATACTCGGCCCGACGGGCGGTTTTCATATACGGGTTCCGAAACGGGTGGCACGCCAACTGCAGTGGCCGGCGCGCGCCCCGACCCGCGCGGTCCGCTCCTCGGCGCTGACGGACGTGCTTGCCAACGCTTAAAACCGGCCGGAACCGAAGCCCCGTAAATGGCACCTACGCACGCGGAGTCGTCCGACGTGGACGGCGATTCTTCCCCCGCGACGACCGTCTACGACCTCGCTCCCGAGTGTACCGCAGACGCCGTCACCGTCGACGCGAACTACCACGCCACGGTCAACGGCGTCGTCCCGTACGGCGTCTTCGTCGACCTGTCGGACCACGTCTCCGGACTGGTCCACGAGTCCGTCCTCGACGGTGAGTACGACGTCGGCGACGCGTTCATCGTCCACCTGGACGAGGTGCGCGAGAACGGGGACCTCAGTTTCAGCGAGGTTCAACCGACCGACTACACCACCGAGGCCGTCGGCCCCGACAACGAAGCGACCGTCGACGAACTCGACGACCGGGTCGGCGACACCGTCCGGCTGACCGGTGGCGTCGTCCAGATTCGCCAGACCGCCGGCCCCACCATCTTCCACCTCCGCGACGCGACCGGTATCGTGCCCTGCGCGGCGTTCGAGGAGGCGGGCGTCCGCGCCTACCCCGAGGTGGAGATCGGCGACCTGGTGGAGATCACCGGCGAGATCGAGTCACGCGACGGGACGCTCCAGATCGAAGCCGAGTCGGTCGACGCCGTCACCGACGAGTCGGTGGCCGCGGACCTCGACGAAGCGCTCGACGAGGCCGCACGGCCCGCGACGCCCGACCCACTCGTCGAGTGGGAGGCGTTCGAACCCATCCGCGAGGACCTCGAATCCGTCGCGGCCACGCTGAAGCGCGCGGTGCTCGACGGCCGACCCATCCGGATGCGCCACCACGCAGACGGCGACGGGATGTGCGCGGCCGTCCCGCTCCAGTACGCCCTCGCGCGCTACGTCGAGTCGATTCACGTCGACCCCGGCGAGACGCGCCACCACCTCCGACGGCTCCCCTCGAAGGCGCCGTTCTACGAGATGGAGGACGTCACGCGCGACCTGAACTACGCGCTGGAAGACCAGGAGCGCCACGGGCAGAAGCTGCCCCTCCTGCTCATGCTCGACAACGGCTCCACCGAGGAGGACACGCCCGCCTACCGGACGCTCTCGGAGTACGACGTCCCCATCGTCGTCCTCGACCACCACCACCCCGACCCCGAGGCGGTCGACCCGTACCTCGACGAACACGTCAACCCGTACATCCACGACGAGGACTACCGCATCACGACGGGCATGATGTGCGTCGAACTCGCGCGGATGATAGACCCCGACGTGACGAGCGAGGTCCGCCACGTTCCCGCCGTCGCCGGGCTCTGCGACCGCTCGCGCGCCGAGGTGATGGACGAGTACGTCGAACTCGCCGCGGAGGAGGGCTACGACGAGGACGACCTGGACGACGTCGGCGAGGCGCTCGACTACGCGGCGTTCTGGCTGCGCTACAACGACGGTAGCGGCCTCGTCAACGACGTGCTGAACGTCGACTGCGACGAGGACGCTCGCCACGAGGAACTCGTCCAGTTCCTCGCCGACCACGCCGAGCAGGACCGCGACCGCCAGCTCGACGTCACGCTCCCCCACACCGAGAGCGAGCAGCTCGACAACGGCGCGAACCTCTACCGCGTCGACGTCGAGAACCACGCCCACCGCTTCACCTACCCCGCACCCGGCAAGACGACCGGTGCGATCCACGACCACATGGTCCGCGAGCACGACGGCGACCCCGTCATCACCATCGGCTTCGGGCCGGACTTCGCCGTCCTCCGCAGCGACGGCGTGCGACTGGACATCCCGGAGATGGTCACGCAGCTCACCGACGAGCACCCCGGCGCGGGCGTCTCCGGCGGCGGCCACCTCGTCGTCGGCTCCATCAAGTTCGTCTCGGGCAAGCGCGAGCAGGTGCTCGACGCGCTCGTCGACAAGATGAGCGAGGCCGAGATCGACGAGGATCTGCGCTCGACGCTGCTGCGCGACTGACGACCACCCCGCGACGTTCTACCGCTCGAACTCGAATCGCCGAGCGACGGCCAGCGCGACCAGCACCCCGACGACGAGCGCCGCCAGCGCACCGACCGGGACGCGCTCACCCCCGGCAGCGCCACCGTCGCCGCGCCAGTCGGCCGCGAACACCGCCGCGTAGTGGTCAGCCACCGAGTCCCCCGAGAGGACGAACGCGACCTCCCGGTTCTCCCGGGCGGCGTGGGGGTTCCAGTTGAGGCTCCCGACGACGACGTGTTCCCCGTCGACCACCGCGCCCTTCGCGTGGACCTTCTCGAACGCGCCGTTCGAGTCCGCGAGGCGAACCGTCAGCGGGAGGTCATCGCGCTCGGCCAGCGCGTTCAGGCGGTCGGCGAGCGCCCGGTTCTCCTCGCGGACGTACCACGCACCCGAGAGGAGGACCCGGACCTCGACGCCGCGCCGGGCCGTCGCCAGTAGTTCCCGGACGAACGGGCCGTCGGGACCGCCGAGTCCCATCTGTATCACGTCGACCGAGTCGGTGGCGTTCCCCAGCAGCGAGCGGACGCCCGACTCGGCGTTGTCGGGAGCGACGAGCAACCGGACGCGGTCGACGGTGAGCGACGCGGGCGCGAACCGACTAGGGAACGTGCCGTTGGCCGGTGTCGCCGACTGAAAGGAACGGCCGTCCCGGAACGCGGTCCAGTTCCGGGCCGCGCGCCACGCGAAGTCCTCATCGAACGTCGCGGCGAGTCGGTCGGCGACGCGTCGTTCGCCGACCACCGCGCCCCACCCGCGCGAGGAGTGGCCGCCCGTTCCGGCCGGTTTCCAGTTCTCCGTCAGCACCATCGCCCTGTCGTCGACGACGGCGTACTTCGAGTGGTGGTAGTCGTACCGTGCGTACGGGCCGTCGACGACACGGACCGGAATCCCGCGCCGGACCAGTCGGTCGAGCAGTCGCGCTTCGGCCCGTGGGATACCGCCGACGGGACCGCCCTCGACCAGCACCCGAACTCGAACGCCCCGGCGATGGGCGGCGACCAGTTCGTCCGCGACGCGAGACGACGTCAGCGTGTAGCCAGCCAGCAGGAGTCGCTCCTCCGCACCGGCTAACGTGTCGGTCACGACCTCGGGTGCGTCGGGGAGCGTGAACGCGGTCACGTCGGCCGGTCCAATCCCGGTGACGGCGTAGTCGCTCGCACCGAGCGGCGTCCAGGCCCACCGACCGGAACCTGACGACTGCCGACCGCTCACACGTCGGTACGTCTCCGCTTCGGGGGCGTCGTCGTACCGCACTGCCGAGAACGACTCGTCACCGTGGCTGAGTTCGAGACGTTCGCCACCGTTGGCGAGCGAGAGGTCGCCGTCCGCGGCGACGACCGGCCGGTTCGTGAGCGGACGAACCCGGTCCGGGGAGGCGGTCACCACGACCCGACCACTCGCGTCCCGTTCGGGACGGAGGCAGCCCTCGTCGTCGCAGACGCGGACCGTCGAGAGGTTCGCTCGCTCGGGGACGGAGAGCACGACGAACTCGCCTGCGTCACCGTCCGCGACGGGGTTCGGGTAGAGACCGACGATGGCGGGCCGGTCGGCGGTCGGCGATGGGTGGTGCGCCGACTGGCCTCCCGGGGAGGCACCGAGAGCGACAGCGCCGGGGGGCACCGTCGCTGTGAGACAGCAGACGAGCAGGAGCGCGACGACCCTGTTCACGCACCGGGGTGGTCCGGTGCTGGGATAAGAAGGTTCGGACGAGGAGTCGGATTACGCGGTGGGCTCTGCGCGTTCGCCGTCGTCGTCGGAGAGCGCGGCCTGCGCCTTCTCGGCCTCGGTCTGGACGATGTACGAGCGGTCGTCGGCGTGTTCGCTGGCGGCCTCCAGCGCCTCCTCGGTGCCGATGCGGTTGAGCGCCCACGCGGCGCTCGTGCGGACCGAGTCGTCGTCGTCCTCGTTCAGCAGGTCGGTCAGGGGGTCGATGGCGCGCGGGTCGCCGATCTGACCCAGCGCGCGGGCCGCGCCCGAGCGAATCTCGGGGTCGTCGGCGACGAGTCGGTCGGCGACGGTCTGGGTCGCCTCCTCGTCACCGATGGAGCCGACGGCGCGGAGCACGACGCGCTGGAGCGGCGGGTTGGCGTCGCCCTCGATGAACTCCAGGAGCGTGTCGAGCGCCCGCGGGTCGCCGATCTTCCCGAGCACCTCGATGGGGAGGAACTTCCGGCGCTGGGCGCGCTCGTTCATCTCGTCGTACGCCTCGGGCGACCCGAGACGCTTGAGCGCCATCATGCAGTTCTCCTGCATGAACTCGGACTCGAAGGTGTCGAGTGCGGTCAGGATGGGTTCGGGATTCTTCTCGCGCTCGGCGATGCGGACGACGCTGAGTTCCGGCGGGAAGTCCTTGCGGTTCCTCCCGGTGAGCACGTCGTAGAAGCCGTTGTAGTCCAACTGTTCCCGGACCGTGAGGTCGTCCCACTCCTGGGCGTCGTCGAGGTCCGACTGGAGTCCCTCCGCAGATTCGAGCAGACTCGCGATGGTCTCCTCGTCGTCGTCCGCGTCGAGGTCGGCGTTCCGGACCGCCTCGGCGGCGTCCTCGACCGCGTCGGCGTGGGCGTCCAGGTCGTCGCTGGTCGGCCCGGCGACCCCACCGTCGAGCGTCTCGTCGAGTTCCGCGAGGCGCGTCTCGACCGCCTCGCGCACCTCGCTCTCGCCGGTGTCGGTCCAGCGGGTGTCGCGGACGGTGCCCGCCGCCGTCTCCAGCGTCTCGGCGACGTCCTCGCCGTACGGACCGCGCTGGTCCTCGATGCCGTCACGGACCGCACCGATGCGGTCTT
This region of Halomarina salina genomic DNA includes:
- a CDS encoding S9 family peptidase, translated to MSAEYPLEELASLPTFYHPTVSPDGSRIAFYYDESGRNELYVQDLATGEREQVSSGEVPRQARHGIAWDADGDGVLFHVDDDGDEQNDVHRFDLDSRENEAVVTNDGQSHFMDVSDDGRWLFYTSTAEGQMNVHRYDRESGTDERLTDYDRPVFTVELSPDGSRIAYATNESDDLDNRDVYLADADGSNARNLHVGEDGAEAVPVDWCDESSLLVFDNSPDLGRSGVYDLDTDSVEWFASEYEEQPVASLAEDTAGDFLAIRHREAAVVPVVYEDGEARELDAPLGVASFPGEESLVGDGTVLLSQTTPDTRTELLRYDLADDSYETLVDAEYGDIDPDAFADCEYVTYDSEDGLEIGALHYDARDGPAVPEDATDVPAIVMVHGGPHAASLRQFTAYAQFLVSRGYTVFQPNYRGSIGRGREFKNAVHGDWGGMEQVDIREGAAWLRQQEYVDDDRIAVYGGSYGGYSAYCQLTMHPETWTTGVAWVGITDLQALYEESMPHFKTTLEQQLGDPEENAAFYRERSPITHVEEMTAPILMVHGVNDPRCPVSQARIFRDALEERGWESPEDFRYEELGEEGHGSSDIDQKIRAYRIMAEYLEERMPARAMGEADD
- a CDS encoding DHH family phosphoesterase; its protein translation is MAPTHAESSDVDGDSSPATTVYDLAPECTADAVTVDANYHATVNGVVPYGVFVDLSDHVSGLVHESVLDGEYDVGDAFIVHLDEVRENGDLSFSEVQPTDYTTEAVGPDNEATVDELDDRVGDTVRLTGGVVQIRQTAGPTIFHLRDATGIVPCAAFEEAGVRAYPEVEIGDLVEITGEIESRDGTLQIEAESVDAVTDESVAADLDEALDEAARPATPDPLVEWEAFEPIREDLESVAATLKRAVLDGRPIRMRHHADGDGMCAAVPLQYALARYVESIHVDPGETRHHLRRLPSKAPFYEMEDVTRDLNYALEDQERHGQKLPLLLMLDNGSTEEDTPAYRTLSEYDVPIVVLDHHHPDPEAVDPYLDEHVNPYIHDEDYRITTGMMCVELARMIDPDVTSEVRHVPAVAGLCDRSRAEVMDEYVELAAEEGYDEDDLDDVGEALDYAAFWLRYNDGSGLVNDVLNVDCDEDARHEELVQFLADHAEQDRDRQLDVTLPHTESEQLDNGANLYRVDVENHAHRFTYPAPGKTTGAIHDHMVREHDGDPVITIGFGPDFAVLRSDGVRLDIPEMVTQLTDEHPGAGVSGGGHLVVGSIKFVSGKREQVLDALVDKMSEAEIDEDLRSTLLRD
- a CDS encoding HEAT repeat domain-containing protein produces the protein MSDGDDESEETPDSTDETAEEQSEPVASPEELDERLDEVEAELEAAETEADLDEVEAELDRVEKRVETLPEPEEDAEEDPKGDLEDRIGAVRDGIEDQRGPYGEDVAETLETAAGTVRDTRWTDTGESEVREAVETRLAELDETLDGGVAGPTSDDLDAHADAVEDAAEAVRNADLDADDDEETIASLLESAEGLQSDLDDAQEWDDLTVREQLDYNGFYDVLTGRNRKDFPPELSVVRIAEREKNPEPILTALDTFESEFMQENCMMALKRLGSPEAYDEMNERAQRRKFLPIEVLGKIGDPRALDTLLEFIEGDANPPLQRVVLRAVGSIGDEEATQTVADRLVADDPEIRSGAARALGQIGDPRAIDPLTDLLNEDDDDSVRTSAAWALNRIGTEEALEAASEHADDRSYIVQTEAEKAQAALSDDDGERAEPTA
- a CDS encoding Mov34/MPN/PAD-1 family protein, with product MRLFRSSGVIGIAESTLDFALEASAQTHPNEYMGLLRGEDARSLGLDEDGTVITDVLVIPGTTSNPVSATVKTNMIPNDMRAQGSIHSHPNGVLRPSDADLATFGKGTVHIIIGAPYGPDDWEAFDQEGEVRDLRVLDIDIPDAEDRFFDFTQDDIDAELDYDLYDDAEGDERADRGGER
- a CDS encoding FAD synthase, yielding MTSTDGDDTQRVVAQGTFDILHPGHVHYLQEAAELGELHVIVARRENVTHKPKPIVPDEQRRRLVASLDPVDEAHLGDREDIFVPIERIQPNVIVLGHDQDHDEDAIADALAERGIDCEVMRASALEGNEALYSTGDIIDRICDERC
- a CDS encoding phospholipase D-like domain-containing protein, which gives rise to MNRVVALLLVCCLTATVPPGAVALGASPGGQSAHHPSPTADRPAIVGLYPNPVADGDAGEFVVLSVPERANLSTVRVCDDEGCLRPERDASGRVVVTASPDRVRPLTNRPVVAADGDLSLANGGERLELSHGDESFSAVRYDDAPEAETYRRVSGRQSSGSGRWAWTPLGASDYAVTGIGPADVTAFTLPDAPEVVTDTLAGAEERLLLAGYTLTSSRVADELVAAHRRGVRVRVLVEGGPVGGIPRAEARLLDRLVRRGIPVRVVDGPYARYDYHHSKYAVVDDRAMVLTENWKPAGTGGHSSRGWGAVVGERRVADRLAATFDEDFAWRAARNWTAFRDGRSFQSATPANGTFPSRFAPASLTVDRVRLLVAPDNAESGVRSLLGNATDSVDVIQMGLGGPDGPFVRELLATARRGVEVRVLLSGAWYVREENRALADRLNALAERDDLPLTVRLADSNGAFEKVHAKGAVVDGEHVVVGSLNWNPHAARENREVAFVLSGDSVADHYAAVFAADWRGDGGAAGGERVPVGALAALVVGVLVALAVARRFEFER